The Erythrobacter litoralis HTCC2594 nucleotide sequence CCCGCGACGGCATCCTGATCATCACCATCAACCGGCCCGAGGCCAAGAACGCCATGACCAAGGCGGCATCCGAAGGGATCGCCGCGGCGCTCGACCGGCTCGACAGCGAGGACGACCTGCGCGTCGGCATCCTGACCGGGGCGGGCGGCACTTTCTGTTCGGGCATGGATCTGAAGGGCTTCCTGCGCGGCGAAACGCCGAGTGTCCCGGGGCGCGGTTTCGGCGGGCTGACCGAGCAATCCCCGGCCAAACCGCTTATCGCAGCGGTCGAAGGCTATGCTCTGGCAGGCGGGATGGAACTGATGATCAGCTGCGACCTGATTGTCGCGAACTCAGGCTCCAAGTTCGGTATTCCCGAAGCCAAGCGTGGACTGGTCGCGGCGGCTGGCGGCCTGATGAAGCTGCCCGATCTGATCCCACCGAAAGTGGCGATGGAGCTGGCGCTGACCGGGGACTTTATCGATTCCGCGCGCGCCTATGAATTGGGCCTGGTCAACCGCGTGACCGATGGGTCCGCGCTCGATGCGGCGATCGAATTGGCGCAGGCGATTACCGCCAATGGCCCGCTCGCAGTCAAGGTTTCCAAGCAGATCATCGAGGAATCGCGTGGCTGGCCGCTGGAAGAGCGGTGGAAAGAACAGGGCAAGCTGATGCCGCAGATATTCATGAGCGAAGATGCACGTGAAGGCGCGGCAGCCTTCGCGGAAAAGCGCGCGCCCAACTGGAAGGGCAAGTAACGATGGCGGGTCCGCTCAACGGCATCCGCATCGTCGAATTCGCCGGGATCGGGCCGGGTCCGTTCTGCGGCATGATGCTGGCCGACCACGGCGCGGAGGTGATCCGCATCGACCGCGCCAGCGGATCGCGCGGCGGGTCGCAACCAGTCACCAGCAAGGATGTCTTGGCGCGCGGGCGCAAGTCGATCGCCGTAGACTTGAAGAGCGCTGAGGGCGTCGCGCTCGCCCGCAAGCTCGCCGCCAGCGCCGACGGCATCATCGAGGGCTTCCGCCCCGGCGTGATGGAGCGGCTTGGGCTGGGACCGGACGAGCTGCTCAAGGACAATCCCAAGCTGGTCTATGGCCGGATGACAGGCTGGGGCCAGACCGGCCCCTATGCGCCCTGGGCCGGACATGACATCAACTATATCGCGCTGGCCGGAGCGCTGGCGCACTACGGCCGCGCGGGCGGCAAACCAACTCCGCCGATCAACATGGTCGGCGATTTCGGCGGCGGCGGCATGATGCTCGCATTCGGCATGGTCTCCGCGCTGCTCAACGTAGCGCGGGGCGGCGAGGGGCAGGTGATCGACTGCGCCATGACCGACGGAACGGCGGTGCTGATGTCCATGATGCACGGCATGAAAAACATGGGTGTCTGGTCGGAAGAGCTGGGCGTCAACCTGCTCGATACCGGCGCGCATTTCTATGATACCTACGAGACCGCCGACGGCAAGTTCATCTCCATCGGCAGCATCGAACCGCAATTCTATGCCGAGCTGCGCAAGCTCGCCGGGCTGGAGGACGATACCCAATTCGATGCCCAGCACGACCGCGCGCAATGGGGGGCAATGAAGGACAAGCTCACCGTTCTGTTCAAGACCAGGACGCGGGATGAGTGGAACGCGACCATGGAGCATACCGACGTCTGCTACGCGCCGGTGCTGACCATGAGCGAGGCAGCGCAGCATCCGCATAATGTCGCGCGCGAGACCTTCATTGAGGTCGGCGGCGACACCCAACCAGCGCCCGCACCGCGCTATTCCGGCACTGCCAATGCCAATCCCGAACCCGCCCCGATGCCAGGCGATGATACCGATGCGATCCTCAGCTCGCTGGGGATCGAAGCCGACGAAGCCGCTGCCCTGCGCGACGCGGGCACTGTGGGCTGACGCACCGAACAACCAAGGACCAATCCGATGCTCGATACCTCCCAACGCTTCGCCTATAATGAAGACCACGAGATGTTCCGCGACACCGTGCGCAAGGTCTTCTCGCAGCATCTCGAACCGCATCTCGACGAACACGAGGAAAAGGGCATCGTCCCGCGCGAGATCTGGAAAGCGGTCGGCGAAGCGGGCCTGCTGTGCCCCACGGTCAAGGAAGAGAACGGCGGGCTGGGGCTCGATTTCGGCTTCAACTGCGTATTGTGCGAGGAACTGAGCTACATCGGCTCCTCCGCCGGTTTCACGCTGCAGAGCGATATCACCGCCAATTACATCGAGCGCCTCGGCAGCGACGAACAGCGCGCCAAATACCTGCCCGGCATGGTCAGCGGCGATGTCATCACCGCCATCGCTATGACTGAGCCGGGCGCGGGCTCCGACTTGCAGGGCATCCGCACCACCGCGATCGAGGATGGCAACCACTTGGTCATCAACGGCTCCAAAACCTACATCACCAATGGCCAGAATGCCGACGTGGTGATCGTCGTTGCCAAGACCGACCCATCGCAGGGCGCGAAGGGCACCAGCCTCGTGCTGGTCGATGCCGACACGCCGGGTTTCGAGCGCGGGCGCAACCTCGACAAGATCGGCCAGCATTCCGCCGACACGAGCGAGCTGTTCTTCAACGATTGCCGCGTGCCCAAGACCAATATCCTAGGGCAAGAAGGCCGCGGCTTCATCCACCTGATGGAAGAGCTGCCGCAGGAACGCTTGGGCATCGCGGTCGGCGCACAGGCCGCCGCCCAGCGCGCTTTCGACGAAGCGGTCAAATTCACCAAGGACCGCAAGGCCTTTGGCCAGACCGTGTTCGAATTCCAGAACACCAAGTTCACGCTCGCCGACCTGAAGGCCGAGCTACAGGTCGGCTGGGCGCATCTCGACTGGGCCATCAAGCGGCACCTTGCGGGCGAACTCACCACCGAGGAAGCCTCCGCCGCCAAGCTGTGGCACACCGACCTGCAATGGAAAGCCGTCGACACCTCGCTCCAGCTCCACGGCGGCGCGGGCTATATGAACGAATACACGATCGCGCGGCTGTGGCGCGACGCCCGCGTGACGCGCATCTTCGGCGGAACGAACGAGATTATGAAAGAAGTCATCTCGCGGGGGATTTGAGATCGGTCAGTACCATTCCGCATCATGTGCCCCGAACTTTACAAATTAGGGGATACACCCCGAAAAATACGAGGGCCGTGCACTTAATTCGCCGAGCGCAGCTGTGCACCTGACGCTTATCGATGGCTCGTATCGCGCGCATCACTAAGTCAGAGGTCTCCCCTCGCTCACTCACCGTCGCAACCAGCGCAATTGTCTCACGCGTATAAATGCAGCGGCATAATAACGCCGTCATTTTCCTACAGCGTCTCAATCCATTAGGGATCCGTTTCTTTTCGACATTCATTGCCATGGACTGGGCCCTTGACCAAAGGTCACGCCTTCACCCGAAAAAATCTGGCTAACCCCTTCCGCGACAATGGAACTCCCGCAAAACTCACGATCCTAGAACCCCGTTTGGCGGTGAACTTGTGCGCCCTCCCACCCCCCCCAGCCTCCCCGCAAAGCCCTTGCATTCCGCGCGCTACGCGCTATGTGCGCGCCTTCGCTGGCTTCGGCTGGCGGAACCTCGTGCGGGAGGCTCGCGTAGGTCGGGCCGCTCGAACCGCTTAACAGGAGGGTGCGAGACGCGGGATCTCCGCGCGCATCCGACAGTGTGAAAGGAGTGGCCTCATGGCCAAGAAGATCGACGGCTATATCAAGCTGATGGTGCCCGCGGGCACTGCCAACCCGTCACCCCCGCTCGGCCCGGCACTGGGTCAGCGCGGCGTCAACATCATGGAATTCTGCAAGGCCTTCAATGCCGCCACCGACGGCATGGAGAAGAACGCGCCGGTCCCGACCGTGATCACGGTCTATGCCGACCGCTCGTTCAGCTTCGTCACGAAGCAGCCGACCGCGACCTACCTCATCAAGAAGGCCGCCAAGATCAAGAAGGGCTCGGGCGAAACCGGCAAGGTTTCCGCGGGCACGATCAAGCAGAGCCAGGTCAAGGAAATCGCCGAGACCAAGATGCCGGACCTCAACGCGAACGATATCGACCAGGCCATGAAGATCATCGAAGGCTCGTGCCGTGCGATGGGCCTCGAAGTGGTGGAGGGCTGACACGATGGCAAAGCAAACCAAGAAGCAGCAGGAAGTCGCCAAGCTCGACCCGGAAAAGCTCTACACGGTCGATGAAGCCATCGCCGTGCTGCGCGAGCACAAGGCGAAGTTCGACGAGACCGTCGAAGTCGCGATGAACCTGGGCGTCGACCCGCGTCACGCCGACCAGATGGTCCGCGGCATGGTCTCGCTCCCCAGCGGCACCGGCAAGACCGTTAAGGTCGCTGTTTTCGCCAAGGGCGACAATGCCGAGAAAGCTACCGCTGCCGGAGCCGACAAGGTCGGTGCGGAAGACCTCATGGAAGACATGCAGAACGGCAACCTCGATTATGACCGCGTGATCGCCACGCCGGACATGATGGGCGTCGTTGGCCGTCTCGGTAAGGTGCTCGGCCCCAAGGGCCTGATGCCGAACCCAAAGCTGGGCACCGTCACCCCGAACGTGGAACAGGCCGTGAAGGACGCCAAGGGCGGCCAGGTCGAATTCCGCGTCGAGAAGATGGGAATCATCCATTCCGGCATCGGCAAGATGAGCTTCAAGGACGAAGACCTGAAGGCCAACTTCAAGTCGTTCACCGACGCGATCGTCAAGGCGAAGCCGTCGGGTGCGAAGGGCAAGTACGTCAAGAAGGTCTCGCTGACCTCCTCGATGGGCCCGGGCCTGAAGATCGACCTCGCCGAAGTCGAGGGCGCGTAATTTGTCAGGGGCGAGAGCGCATCCGTGCTCTCGCTTCCTCGCTCATGCGACCTGAAGGTCGCGTCGCTGCTGGTGGCCGGCCGACCTCGCGGAGCTTTCAGCTCCGTATGCGAGAAAGAACACTGTCCTACATGGACAGCAGATGCAAAGGGCCGGTGGAGCGATCCGCCGGCCCTTTTGCATGCCCGGCCCCGGAAAGAATCGGCGGCACGAGCGTTATTCGGGAAAGGAGATTGAAAATGCTCGGCTCACTTTGGGCGATCCTGACGATCATCGGCCCCCTCTTGCTCATCGGCGTCATAGTGTATGCGTGGAAGAAGAACCGTGACGCTCCTGATCGCACGATAAGGCAGGCGGAGCGCGGCGCGCGCGAGATTTACGATAGCGAGCCAGGCGATCCCAATTCTCGTAGCTAGAGACTAATCCCTGAATAATTTCCGGGCGCGCGACAAAGTGCCCGAGCGGGATACCAGCGACCGGGTTGCAGCTACCGGTCCGTCGAATGCGGAGAAGCAGGGACGAGGCACATTCCACATAGTCGCTGCCGAACAGCTCTGTGCCCTCCTTCGCGATATCTTCAGAGCGCTCCGTACAGCGCGTTCGACACTGCCTGTTCGGCGTAGCGCATACCGGTGCGGATAGGGCTGGGAGGAAGCGGGGTGGCCGGACGCTGATTGCCTGCGAGAAGAGGAGGTGTCTCGGCATAGGTCCCCGTCTCGACCCCCTCCATCTGCGAAAGCTCGCGAAGAAGGCCCGCAAAGCGTCGGCGCACGATCCTGTTCACGGCCAGCTTGCGCCGGTTGATCAGTTCGAAACTGTGCGAGACCAGCGTAAAGCTGTTCATGTCCTGCGCCTTCGCATGACGAATGGCTGCGAGCATCTCCTGCAATGTCAGCGCGGTGAGCTGGGCATGGCGGAGACTGCCGCCAAGTGCCCCGATGCATCCGACAGGCACTTCGATAACGCCTTCATACAGCATCGTGCGCTGGTCCTGCGCCGATAAGGCAATCGCATTGTCTCCGCTGCCCACCAATGCCGGGCAGTGACTGCTATCATACCGCATGCCGATCGCGGCGAGCGCACGCAGCGTATCGTCGTTGGCACCATAATTGCCCGCCCGGAACGCAACCGGCTTGGGCGCCCCTGCGGCCACCAGAGTGTCCCGCGCCCATGCGAGCAGCACGCATTGCTCTTCGAAGGTGAAGTCCTTGATGTTACGGCCTGTGCGATCACCGAGGGGGTTGGCCGCCCCGACGAGCGCCAACCATTCGGTGTGGCAATGCAGTTGGACATCCTGTCCGGCCTCGAGGATGGGCGCGACGATATCCTCGATAGCGGCCACGCCCCATTGCAACGCCGGCATGGGATCGACGAAGAAAACCGCCTTCTGACCATGTTCGTTGAGCAATTTGAGCTTATGCGTGATTCCGGCAGGTCCCTCGGGAGTGAGACAGGCGATCGAGCGCGCGAAGTTCTCTGCCCGATCGACCGGTCCAGGCCCATTGCAAAAGCCCGACGAATATTCGGTATCGATCGTGATATAGACCGTGGTCATCCGTACAGAAGCTTCCGACAGTAATCGTCGGCGCCTGGCCTCCCTGCCTGTTTCAGCTTGCGATGCCCTTAGCAGGAGCGGGTTAATGGGCGGTTTTCGGAAGTAAGACCGGTCAGATCCCGCCGGGCGTAAAATCATGCCCTGCCGTCGCAAGGGCATCGCAGAGCGTGTGGACGCAACTTGCCAGCTCGTCCGCATCGGTCGAGCGGACGACGAAATTGGCTCCCACTTTGCCATCGCGAAAAAACGGATAGCTGCCGATCTGGCAGTGTTCGTGCGCCTGCTCGGCATCGCGCAGGATTTCGGCCACTTCGCTTTCTGCGGTCCAGCATCCGATGGTCTCGCTCTTGAGCGGCATGCCGCCTTCGAGCGTGCCAGTCAGCGCATCCAGCATGCCCGCCGTGATATGCGGCACGCCCGCCATCAAGTGGACATTGCCGATCTTGATGCCCGGCGCGCCGGACATGCGGTTGGGGATCAGTTCCGCGCCTTGCGGAACGCGCGCCATGCGCAGGCGGGCCTCGGTGATCCCGCCCTTATCGGCGTAGTACTTTTCGAGGATCGCCCGCGCCGTGGGATGCACCACCACGCCCACACCGAGCGCTTCGGCCACCGCATCGACAGTGATGTCGTCATGGGTCGGTCCGATCCCGCCGGTGGTGAAGAGATAGTCGTTCTCTTCGCGCAGCGCGTTTACCGCACCGACGATCTTTTCCTGAATATCGGGTACGACACGCACTTCGGCCAGACGAATGCCTTGCACCTGCAGCCAACTTGCCACCTGCGCGATGTTCTTGTCATGCGTGCGGCCGGACAGAATCTCGTCGCCGATGACGACAAGGCCGGCGGTCCAGATTCGGTCCGAAGAAGCGACAGTCATGCGGCCTGCCTAAGCGATTGGTGCTGAGGTGGCTACTCTGCCGCTTCGAGAATTTCGCCTGGCTCCCGTGCATTGGCCCCGGCACGCTTGAAGGCGAGCAGGTCATCGTCGACGGGCTCTTCCACCATGCGCTTGCGGTCGAGAACATAGTCCTGGTTGAGCCTCCATGGATAAGCGACAGCATTCTTCGGCATGATCGCCTTGCCACGCTGGATATAACCGCTGGAGAAATCGAAGATGTCGTCCTCTTCCAGGGCAGCTTCGCCGGCTTCGGTCAGCACCGGCTCTGCGATCTGCGTGTCCGTCGCTTTCATGCGGTTCAACACGCGGCAGATATAGTCGGAGTTGATATCCGCCCGCAGGGTCCAGCTGGCGTTGAGATAACCGAACACCACCGCGAGGTTGGGCAGGTTCGAGAACATGCAGCCCTTGTAGTAATAGCGCTGTGCGAAATCGATCTGCTCGCCATCGACCGAGACGTCGATCTTGCCGGCGACAGCAAGCTTCAGCCCGGTCGCGGTGATGATAATGTCGGCCTCCAGCCTTTCGCCGCTCTCCAGCTCGACGCCGCCTTCGACGAAGCGCGCGATGCGCCCGGTCTTCACGCTTGCCGTGCCCGAATTCATCGCTTCGAACAGGTCGTCGTCCGGCACCAGGCACAGGCGCTGGTCCCAAGGGTCGTAGGGCGGGGTGAACGCTTCCTTGTCGTAATCCTTGCCGAGCGCCTTTTCGATGCGCTTGTAGAGCATCTTCCTGACCTTCTCGGGCTTGGTCCGCGCGCGCTTGAAGCCGATGTCCTGCAGCTTGATGTTCTTCCAGCGGGTGATCCTGTAGGCGGTCTCTTCGGGCAGGATCTTGCGCAGGAAATTGGCGAGGCCGTCCTTGGCAGGTCGCGAGAACATCCATGTCGGCGTGCGTTGGAGCATCGTCACATGCGCAGCCTTGTCGGCCATCGAAGGCACGATGGTGACGGCGGTCGCGCCGGAGCCGATAACGATCACCTTCTTACCGGCATAATCCAAGTCTTCCGGCCAGAACTGCGGGTGGATTACCTGCCCTTTGAAGTCACCGAATTCGAAGCCAGGATCGTAGGGTTCGTCGTAATCGTAATAGCCCGAGCCGAGGTAGAGGAAATTGGCGGTAAGCCGCTTCTTCTCGCCGTCCTTGGTCTGGATAGTGACGGTCCATTGGGCGGTCGAGCGGTCGAAATCGGCGGCGACCACGCGGTGGCCGTAGCGGATATGTTCGCGGATCCCGCGCTCGTCGACGATACGGTTGAGGTAGTCGAGAATTGCGGGCGCATCGGCGATGCTCTTCTCGTGCTTCCATGGCTCGAACACGAAGCCGAGCGTGTGCATATCGCTGTCGGATCGGATGCCCGGATAGCGGAACAGGTCCCAGGTCCCGCCGAGATTGTCGCGCATTTCGACGATGCCGTAACTATGATCGGGGCAGTGCATTTCCATATGCGCGGCCATGCCGATGCCTGAAATGCCGGCGCCGACGATCAGCACGTCGAAGTCGGTATTTGCGATAGTCATATTTCGGTCCTCTCCTGCAACCGATCCCAATAAGCATATTTGGAACGGATTGGCGAGTCTTGCGCTGTCCCTCCAACTCGGCTGCTGACGCGGCTCCAATGTCTCGTTAGAGCCGCCCGCATGTCTGCTTTCCGATCGCTACCGTTTCTCGCACTGGTCCTCACCGCACCCGCCTTCGCGCAGGAGGCCGACGAAGAGAGCGACGACGTTATTATCGTGACCGGGGAAGGTTTGCCCGAAACGCCTGCCGAACCTGCCTATTCGGTGCGCGAGATCGCGCGCGATCAGATTGTCACGACACCGTCGGGCCGGATCGAGGATGCCTTGGGCGCGGTGGCAGGTTTCCAGCAGTTCCGCCGCTCGGACAGTCGTTCGTCCAATCCGTCGGCACAGGGCGTGACCCTACGGGCTCTTGGCGGCAACGCCACCAGCCGCGCGCTGGTGACGCTCGACGGCGTGCCGATGCAGGACCCTTTCTTTGGTTATGTCCCGTTCGCCGCGCTGGTGCCGGAGCAGATCGGCAGCATCCGTGTCACCCGCGGCGGCGGTTCTGGCCCGTTCGGGGCAGGGGCACTGGCCGGCACGATTGCGCTGTCGAGCGCTGATATCGGCGCGCTCGGCCCCGTCACGGCATCGGCGCTGGTCAACGATCGCGGCGGGACGGAAGTATTCGGCGGCGCGGCCGTCCGGCTGGGTGAAGGTTTCGTAACCGCCAGTGGCCGCTGGGATCGCTCGCAGGGTTTCTTCACGACCCCCGTGGACCAGCGTGTACCGGCGACGGCGCGGGCGGCCTTCGACAACGTTTCCGGGCAAATCCGCGCGGTTGCGCCGCTCACCGAGACTCTGGAACTGCAGGCCCGCGTGCTGGCATTCGACGACCGCCGGACCTTGCGCTTCGATGGGGCGGACAGTTCGGCGAGCGGACAGGATGCGAGCATCCGGATCGTGGGGCGGGGCGACTGGGAAGTGGATGCGCTGGCTTATGTCCAGGCGCGCAATTTCACCAATGTCGTGATCAGTTCCACCCGCTTCGTGAAAGTGCTCGACCAGAGCAACACGCCGACGACGGGCATTGGCGGCAAGCTGGAAGTGCGGCCACCTGTAGGCGAAAACCACGTCCTGCGTATCGGTGTGGACTATCGCCGCGCCGAGGGTGAGTTGCAGGAGCAGCCCTTCAGCGCCTTCACCGGCGAACTGCGTGCCCGCAGGCGCACCGGCGGTGCGACCAGCGATTTGGGCTTCTTCATCGAGAACGACTGGACGCTGGGTAATTTGGTGCTGACCGGCGGATTACGCGCCGACCGGACGGCGATAACCGATGGCTTCTTTCGCGAAGTCAGCGCAGCGGGCCTTACCACCGTCGACAATGTCTTCGCCGACCAGAAGGACTGGACCGTCACCTGGCGCGGCGGCGCGCTTTTCCGGGCGGGCGAGAGCCTGTCGCTGCGCGCCGCCGCCTATAGCGGCCTGCGCCTACCGACGCTCAACGAACTTTACCGGCCCTTCGTGGTGTTCCCTGTGGTGACAGAAGCCAATGCGGCACTCGACGTCGAGCGGCTGGAGGGCTTCGAAGCGGGTCTGGACTGGGCACCGGTCGACGGAGTAGCCTTCTCGCTGACGGCGTTCGACAACCGCGTCGAAAATGCCGTCGCCAACGTCACACTCACGCCGACTCTTCGCCAGCGCCAGAATCTCCCCGCAATCGATGCGCAGGGTCTGGAGCTTGGTGCGCGCGTTTCTCGCGGTGCATTCAGCTTCGACGGGACGCTCGCCTATACCGATGCCGAGGTCGACGGCACGGGGGCATCGATGGCGCTCGACGGCAACCGGCCGCCGCAGACCCCGCGCTGGGCCGCTGCTGCCACCGTGAGTTGGAAGCCGCTTGAGAACGGCATAATCTCGCTGACCCTTCGCCATGTCGGCGCGCAGTTCGAAAGCGACCAGGAAACCGATGTCCTGCCCGCCGCGACCACGCTCGGCGCCTTCGTGCAGGTGCCACTCACCGGCGGCTTTTCATTGATCTTGCGGGGCGAGAACCTGACAGACGAGACCATCGTTACCCGCAACTCCGATGGTGCGATCGATCTCGGCGTTCCGCGCACGGTGTGGGGCGGGGTGCGGTACGGCTTCTAGCCCGTCACGATAGGTTCTTTGCTGCCCCTCCATTGTCTGGCAGATATGCCGCATGGATGCACCAACAGCGCTCGCCCCGATCCCGCAGCCGCCGGGCAAGCCGATCGTCGGAAACGCCTTCACCGTCGATTCTTCCCGCCTGATCCAGTCCCTGATGGAACTGGCCGAGGAATACGGCCCGATCTTTCAGCTCGAAGTGATGGGAACGCCGCTGGTGTTCGTCTCCGGCGCGGACATGGTGGCGGAGATTTGCGACGAGAGCCGCTTCGACAAGACCGTGCGCGGCCCCCTCAAGCGGCTGCGGCTGATTGCGGGCGACGGGCTGTTCACCGGCGACACCGACGATCCCAACTGGGCCAAGGCGCATCATATCCTGCTGCCCTCCTTCAGCCAGAAGGCGATGGGCAGCTACCTGCCGATGATGACCGATATCGCCAGCCAGCTGATGCTGAAGTGGGAGCGGCTGAATTCGGACGATGTCATCGACGTGCCGATGGACATGGTCCGGCTGACGCTCGACACGATCGGCGTGTGCGGCTTCGGCTATCGCTTCAATTCCTTCTATCGCGAGGACTTCCACCCTTTTATCGAGGCTTTGAACCGAACGCTCGACACCACGCAGAAGATGCGCGGGCTTCCGGGCGAGAAGCTGCTCAAGCGTCAGCAGATCGAACAGCTCAACGAAGACGCGGCCTACATGAACAATCTGGTCGACGAGATCATCCGCGAGCGGCGGCAGACAGGCGAAAGCGGGCAAGGCGACCTGCTCGATTTCATGCTCTCGGGCCGCGACCCGGTGACGGGCGAGCGGCTGTCGGACGAAAACATTCGTTACCAAATCAACACTTTCCTGATCGCTGGGCACGAGACGACATCGGGCCTGCTGTCCTTCACGCTCTATTACCTGCTCAAGAACCGCGACGTGCTGCAGCGTGCTTATGCCGAGGTCGACGAAGTGCTGGGGCGCAATATCGACCAGACGCCGACGCTCTCGCAGATCGGCCGCCTGCCTTACATCCGCGCGATCCTGTCCGAAGCGCTGCGGCTGTGGCCGACCGCTCCGGCGATGGGCCTCGCACCGTTCGAAGACGAAGTGTTGGGCGGGAAGTACGCCATTGCCAAGGGCACTTTCACGACTGTCCTGATTCCTTCGCTCCACCGCGACAAGTTGGTGTGGGGCGAGAATCCTGAAGCCTTCAATCCCGATAATTTCAGTCCCAAGGCCGAAGCAGCCCGTCCACCGCATGCGTACAAACCCTTCGGCAATGGCCAACGCGCCTGCATCGGGCGGCAATTCGCGATCCAGGAATCGATCCTCGTGCTCGGCATGCTGTTGCAGCGGTTCGAGCTGTTCGATCACGCCGACTATCAGCTCAGGATCAAGGAAACGCTGTCGATCAAGCCCGACGGCTTCACCATCAAGGCGCGGCTGCGCCATGATGTCGAGCGGGGCGGGGTGGCAACGGTCGAGCCGGAGTCCAAGACCCCTGACCAAGCCGCTGCCGTCCCTTCCCATGGGACACCGCTCCTGGTCCTTTACGGCTCCAATCTCGGGTCCAGCGAAGGCTTCGCCCGGGAACTGGCGCAACGCGGTGAGTTCAGCGGTTTCGATGTGACCATGGCGCCGCTCGACGCCCACGTGGCAAAGCTGCCGACCGATGGCGCGGTGGCCATAGCCTGCGCGTCCTACAACGGCATGCCGCCGGACAATGCCGCCAAGTTCGTCGACTGGCTGGAGCAGGCCGATGCTGCCGACGCACCACTGTCGAATGTGTCCTACCTCGTCCTCGGCTGCGGCAACAGCGACTGGGCAGCGACCTTCCAGGTCGTGCCACGCAAGATCGATGCTTTGATGGAGCAGCACGGCGCCGAGCGTCTCGTCCCCGCGGAAGAACTCGACGCTCGCGGTGATCTCGACACACAGTTTCACGATTGGCTCGACGGCCTGATCCCACAATTGGGCGATGCCTTCGATATCGATCTCGAAAGCGGGTTCGACGCGGTGTTCGAGCCGCTTTACACGGTCGAGATAACCGACAGCATAACAGGCAACACTGTCGCCGATCGCGTCGGCGCGCGCGAAGTCGAGGTCGTGGCCAATCGCGAGCTCAAGGACACCAGCAAGGACGAGGGCCGCTCGACCCGCCATCTCGAAGTCCGCCTGCCCGAGGGCATGGAGTACGAGCCGGGCGATCATCTGTGCGTCGTGCCGGTTAACGATCCTGCCGTTGTGGACCGGCTGCTCAAACGCTTCGGCCTTGATCGCGACACTTTTGTCCGCATCGAATCGCGCAGCGATATGCGCGGGCCATTTCCGAGCGGTAGCACCTTCTCCGTCCTCAACCTCGCGGAAACCGCAGGTGAACTCCAGGCGGTCGCCACGCGCAAGGACATCGCCACGCTGGCGCGCTATTCGGAATGCCCCAACTCGCGCGCCGCGTTGGAAGCGCTGGCTGCGCCGCCATCGGCTGACGGGACGGATCGCTACACCAGCGAAGTGCTCGAGAAGCGTAGATCGGTGCTCGACATGCTCGAAGAATTTCCCGCATGCGACGTTCCGCTCGCGGTCTTCCTCGAACTGATACCCTTTCTCAGCCCGCGCTATTATTCGATCTCGTCTGCGCCGGAGGCCAATCAGGGCCTTTGTTCGATCACAGTGGGGGTTGTCAAAGGTCCGGCGCTGGCAGGCACCGGCGAATTCAAGGGCACCTGCTCCGCCTATTTGGCAGACCTGCCACCGGGTGATCGGTTCCGCGCGGTCGTGCGCAAGCCAACGGCCCAATTCCGGTTGCCCGA carries:
- a CDS encoding flavin-containing monooxygenase, with protein sequence MTIANTDFDVLIVGAGISGIGMAAHMEMHCPDHSYGIVEMRDNLGGTWDLFRYPGIRSDSDMHTLGFVFEPWKHEKSIADAPAILDYLNRIVDERGIREHIRYGHRVVAADFDRSTAQWTVTIQTKDGEKKRLTANFLYLGSGYYDYDEPYDPGFEFGDFKGQVIHPQFWPEDLDYAGKKVIVIGSGATAVTIVPSMADKAAHVTMLQRTPTWMFSRPAKDGLANFLRKILPEETAYRITRWKNIKLQDIGFKRARTKPEKVRKMLYKRIEKALGKDYDKEAFTPPYDPWDQRLCLVPDDDLFEAMNSGTASVKTGRIARFVEGGVELESGERLEADIIITATGLKLAVAGKIDVSVDGEQIDFAQRYYYKGCMFSNLPNLAVVFGYLNASWTLRADINSDYICRVLNRMKATDTQIAEPVLTEAGEAALEEDDIFDFSSGYIQRGKAIMPKNAVAYPWRLNQDYVLDRKRMVEEPVDDDLLAFKRAGANAREPGEILEAAE
- a CDS encoding bifunctional cytochrome P450/NADPH--P450 reductase; the protein is MDAPTALAPIPQPPGKPIVGNAFTVDSSRLIQSLMELAEEYGPIFQLEVMGTPLVFVSGADMVAEICDESRFDKTVRGPLKRLRLIAGDGLFTGDTDDPNWAKAHHILLPSFSQKAMGSYLPMMTDIASQLMLKWERLNSDDVIDVPMDMVRLTLDTIGVCGFGYRFNSFYREDFHPFIEALNRTLDTTQKMRGLPGEKLLKRQQIEQLNEDAAYMNNLVDEIIRERRQTGESGQGDLLDFMLSGRDPVTGERLSDENIRYQINTFLIAGHETTSGLLSFTLYYLLKNRDVLQRAYAEVDEVLGRNIDQTPTLSQIGRLPYIRAILSEALRLWPTAPAMGLAPFEDEVLGGKYAIAKGTFTTVLIPSLHRDKLVWGENPEAFNPDNFSPKAEAARPPHAYKPFGNGQRACIGRQFAIQESILVLGMLLQRFELFDHADYQLRIKETLSIKPDGFTIKARLRHDVERGGVATVEPESKTPDQAAAVPSHGTPLLVLYGSNLGSSEGFARELAQRGEFSGFDVTMAPLDAHVAKLPTDGAVAIACASYNGMPPDNAAKFVDWLEQADAADAPLSNVSYLVLGCGNSDWAATFQVVPRKIDALMEQHGAERLVPAEELDARGDLDTQFHDWLDGLIPQLGDAFDIDLESGFDAVFEPLYTVEITDSITGNTVADRVGAREVEVVANRELKDTSKDEGRSTRHLEVRLPEGMEYEPGDHLCVVPVNDPAVVDRLLKRFGLDRDTFVRIESRSDMRGPFPSGSTFSVLNLAETAGELQAVATRKDIATLARYSECPNSRAALEALAAPPSADGTDRYTSEVLEKRRSVLDMLEEFPACDVPLAVFLELIPFLSPRYYSISSAPEANQGLCSITVGVVKGPALAGTGEFKGTCSAYLADLPPGDRFRAVVRKPTAQFRLPDNPETPVIMIGPGTGVAPFRAFLQRRDHLQEDGAVLGEAMLFFGCRHPDIDYLYREELDDYDQRGVATVHAAFSRHDGSRTYVQDLIAREADRVWELIEQDARIYVCGDGARMEPDVRKALMAIYAEKKSSDEASAKAWIDDLVAQDRYLLDVWVG
- a CDS encoding TonB-dependent receptor plug domain-containing protein; amino-acid sequence: MSAFRSLPFLALVLTAPAFAQEADEESDDVIIVTGEGLPETPAEPAYSVREIARDQIVTTPSGRIEDALGAVAGFQQFRRSDSRSSNPSAQGVTLRALGGNATSRALVTLDGVPMQDPFFGYVPFAALVPEQIGSIRVTRGGGSGPFGAGALAGTIALSSADIGALGPVTASALVNDRGGTEVFGGAAVRLGEGFVTASGRWDRSQGFFTTPVDQRVPATARAAFDNVSGQIRAVAPLTETLELQARVLAFDDRRTLRFDGADSSASGQDASIRIVGRGDWEVDALAYVQARNFTNVVISSTRFVKVLDQSNTPTTGIGGKLEVRPPVGENHVLRIGVDYRRAEGELQEQPFSAFTGELRARRRTGGATSDLGFFIENDWTLGNLVLTGGLRADRTAITDGFFREVSAAGLTTVDNVFADQKDWTVTWRGGALFRAGESLSLRAAAYSGLRLPTLNELYRPFVVFPVVTEANAALDVERLEGFEAGLDWAPVDGVAFSLTAFDNRVENAVANVTLTPTLRQRQNLPAIDAQGLELGARVSRGAFSFDGTLAYTDAEVDGTGASMALDGNRPPQTPRWAAAATVSWKPLENGIISLTLRHVGAQFESDQETDVLPAATTLGAFVQVPLTGGFSLILRGENLTDETIVTRNSDGAIDLGVPRTVWGGVRYGF